From the Cystobacter ferrugineus genome, the window CTCCTGGAGACTCGAAAGAGGGAAGGGGAGAAGCGTGTCGTGTGGGGCTAGGTCCTCGGGCCCAGGCGGGCGGCGAGCGCTCCGCGCAGGTCCTTCTTGCTGACCTTGCCCACGCCGGTCTGGGGGAACGAGTCGACGAACTCGATGCGGTCCGGAATCTTGAAGGCCGCCAGTCCGCGCGAGCGCAGGAAGGCGTTGAGCGCGGCGGGGGTGGGGGGCGTCTCGCGCGGGATGATGAACGCGCAGGTGCGCTCCCCGAGGAACGCGTCCGGCATGGCGACCACCGCCACGTTGTGCACCGCGGGGTGCGCCAGCAGGTGGTTCTCCACCTCCTCGGCCGCGACCTTGTCTCCGCCCCGGTTGATCTGATCCTTCGCGCGTCCCTCCACCACCAGGTCGCCCCGGGCGGTGACTCGCACGAGGTCTCCCGTGCGGTAGAAGCCGTCGGTGGTGAAGGCCCGCGCGTTGTGGACCTCGGCCTTGTAGTAGCCCCGGATGGTGTAGGGGCCGCGCGTCAGCAGGTGGCCCGTCTCGCCCGGAGCGACGTCACGGTCCTCATCGTCCACCACGCGGACCTCGTCGGCGGGGGAGATGGGGCGGCCCTGCGTGGTGGAGATGCGCTCCTCGTCATCGTCCAGCCGGGTGTAGTTGACCAGGCCCTCGGCCATGCCGAACACCTGCTGCAGCGTGCACCCGAAGGTGGGACGCACCCGCCGCGCGGCCTCGTCGCTGAGCCGGGCCCCGCCCACCTGGAGCACCCGCAGACTCGACAGGTCATGCCGCCGCGCCTGGGCGGCCTCCAGCCAGATCATCGCCAGCGGGGGCACGAGCGCGGTGATCGTCACCCGCTCGCGGGCGATGAGGGGGAAGGCCTCGTCGGGGCTGGGGTTGAGCGCCATCACCACCGTGCCCCCCGCGTACAGCGTGCCGAGCGTGCCCGGCGAGCTGAGCGGGAAGTTGTGGGAGGCGGGCAGCGCGCACAGGTACACGCTGTCCCCGTCGAGCTGGCAGATCTCCACGCTGCCCCGCAGGCTGTAGATGTAGTCGTCGTGCGTGCGCGGGATGAGCTTGGGCACGCCCGTGCTTCCGCCCGAGAGCTGGAAGAAGGCCACGTCGCTCGGGGCCGGACCGGACAGCGCCACGGGCTCGGCGTACAGCCCGCTCAGCGCCTGGAACGGCCCCGCGTCGCCCACGACGAGCACATGCCGCAGCGTGGGCACCGAGCCGCGCACCTGCTCGGCCAGCGTGCGGTAGTCGAAGCCCGAGTGCTTGTCGGGGATGATGTAGGCGACCGCCTCGGTGAACTCGCAGAAGTAGCTGATCTCCGCGTGGCGGTGCGCCGGCAGCGCGAACACGGGCAGCGCGCCCAGGCGGAACAGCGCGAAGATGACCTCGAGGAACGCACCGATGTTGGGCAGTTGCACCACCACCCGGTCCCTCGGACGGATGCCCAGGGCGTGGAAGCCGGCGGCGAGCTGGTCCACGCGGGTGTCCAGCTCCCGGTAGCTCAGGCGCTGCGTCCCGGCGATGACCGCCATGCGCTCGGGGTGGCGCGTGGCGCGCTCCCGGAGCATCTGGCCGAACGTCTCGCCGCGCCAATAGCCCGCCTCGCGGTAGCGCGCGGCGAACTCCTCGGGCCACGGGGTGAAGCCCGGCAGGATGTCCTTCCCGGCCGTGCTCACGGCTGCACCTCGGCGCTCTGTCCGAGCCCCATGGCCTGGAGCATGGTGCGGAACTTCGCCTCGGTCTCGGCCAGCTCGGACTCGGGCGTGGAGCCCACCACGATGCCCGCGCCCGCGAAGAGCCGCAGCGTGCGCTCGTCGGCCTCGGCGCAGCGGATGGTCACCGCCCACTGGCCGTCACCCGTCGCGTCGCACCAGCCCACCGTGCCCGTGTAGAAGCCGCGCTCGAACGGCTCGATGGAGCCGATGGCCTCGTGCGCCAGCCGGGTCGGGAAGCCGCACACCGCGGGCGTGGGGTGCATCGCGGCGGCCAGGGTGAGCGAGGTGATGGAGGGATCCTTCAGCTCGCCGCTGATGCGGCTGGACAGGTGCCACATGGTGGGCGTGTGGATGAGCGAGGGGCGCTTGGGCACGTCCAGCGTCTTGCAGTACGGGCGCAGGGCCTCGGCCACGGCGTCGATCACCACCGCGTGCTCGTGGAGATCCTTGGGGGACTCCATCAGGGTGGAGGCGCGCCGCTGGTCCTCGACGGGATCGGCGCTGCGCGCGGCCGAGCCCGCGAGCGGGTTGGCGAGCACCTGGAGTCCGGAGCGGGACACGAGCAGCTCGGGGCTGGCGCCGATGAGCGTGCGGCGGCCACCGGAAGCGCCGGGCTGCGCGGGCAGGTCCACCGCGAAGGTGTAGCCCGCGGTGTTGCGCTGGGCGAGGTTGCGCAGCAACTGGGTCAGGTCGATGGGCGTGGGGGTGTCCAGGTGCAGCGAGCGCGAGAGCACGACCTTGCGCAGGGGGCTGCTGCGCATCAGCTCCAGGGCCTGGGCGACGCCGTGCAGGTAGGCGGCGGGCTCGGGCACGGGGCGCACCGTGTAGCGCGCGGTGGAGGGGCGCGCGGGCGAGGCCGTGTCGAAGGACAGGGGTCCGCCGCGCTGGAACGTCATGGGCACCACCAGGTGCGAGGACAGCGAGCCGTCGAAGGGCACCGCGCCCACCACCACGGGGATGTCATGTCCGGCGTTGCGCGCATCGTTGAGCACCGCCGTCACGTGCTCGGGCAGGCGCTGGAGTGCGTCCTGGCCTTCCAGGGGCGGCACGGTGGCGAACGTGCCCCGCGTGAGCAGGGTGCGCTTGGGCGAGGCGAAGAAGAACGAGGAACCCGCTTCGTAGCTGTCGAGCAGTTGGGTCGCCAGCGTCTGGGCCATGGGACGTTCGGACATGAGGGTCTCCTTTAGGATTCGGACATGGCGCCTAGGCGCCCAGGGTGGCGCCGCCATCGACACACAGGTCGTGCAGCGTGATGTGGCGGGCGCGATCGGACACGAGGAAGGACACGGCCTCGGCGATGTCCTCCGGCGTGGCGATGCGGCGCAGGGGGATGCCCACGCGGAACGTCTCGGGCGCGCCGGCGATGACCGCTTTCGGGCCGTTCTCGTCCGTCCACAGCAGGCGCTGCATCTCCGTGTCGGTGGAGCCCGGGGACACCACGTTGCAGCGGATGCCGTGCTGGGCCAGCTCCAGGCCGAGGCACTTGGTGAACATCGTCGAGGCGGCCTTGGAGGCGGCGTAGGCGGCCATCTGCATGCGCGGCACGCTCGAGGCGTTGGAGCCCACGGTGACGATGGCGCCCGACTTGCGCGGCACCATGCGCCTGGCGACCGCGCGCGAGACGTGGAACACGCCGTGGGTGTTGACCGCGAACGTGGTCGCCCAGTCCGCGTCGCTGAAGCCGACCACGGAGCCCATGCGCAGCACGCCCGCCACGTTGACCAGGGTGGTGATGGGCCCCAGCTCGTGCTCGATCCGCTCCACCACCGCCTCCACGGCGGCCGCGTCACTCACGTCCGTCACGTAGGCCTCGGCCCGGCGGTCACGCTCGCGCAGCCCCGCCACCAGCGCCTCCAACCCCGCCTGCTTCGTGTCGAGCGCCGCGATCGTCGCGCCACCTGCCAGTGCACGGGCCACCGCCGCTCCAATGCCTTGGGCCGCTCCCGTCACCAACGCCACCTGGGCTTTCGTCCCCATCCGGGCCTCCTCGTGAGAACTTGATAATGAGAATGGTTCTCATTATCGTTTCGAGGCAGTCTCCTCCCATGTCTTGACGTGGCTTGTCAAGGGGAGGCTGTCTGGGTCGTGGTGGAGGCGGAGACCTGGAAGGTCAGCTCTCGCCTTGCCGGAGGGAAAGGCGGGAGGCGACGCGCGAGGTCATGTCTGGAATGAGGGGTGGGGGGCCCGGGCCTTCACAACCACAGGCGCCAGAGCAATCCCAGGCGCGTGGTGTAGCCGACGGAGGCGCGCTCGATGCGGCCTTCCGCGGAGATGAAGAAGGTGGTGGGGAACTGCTCGAGGGCGAAGGCGCGCATCACCTCGGAGCCGCCGAGCAGCACGGGGTAGTCCACGGCCTGCTCGCGGGCGAAGCGGTGCACGTCCGCCTCGTCCTCGTAGGCCACCGCCACGGACAGCACGCGGGCGGAGTCCCCCACCAGTCCCTGGAGCGCGGAGAGGGTGGAGGACTCGGCCTTGCACACCCCGCACCAGGGGGCCCAGAAGGCGAGCACCACGGGCTTGCCCCGGAGCGAGGACAGGCGCACCGGCTCGCCGCCGGACAGGGGGCGCAGCAACAGGTCCGGCGCGGGCGCCCCCGTGGGCAGGTGGCGCGTCTGCCAGAGGGTGACTCCGGTGAAGAGCAGCGCCAGCAGCAGCACGTCCGTCAGCAGGCGCGCCCACGCGGGGCGGCGCATCCGGTTCCAGAGCTGCCCGAGTCGTGTGCCTGGTGCTCGCTGCTCGTCCATCGCGACGGCGACTAGAGCACGTCCTGGAGGCCGCGGGCCATCATCCAGTTGTCATGGTAGACGACGCCCGTGGGCGCGACGGTGTCGCTGCGGTACAGCCCCACCTTCAGGTAGTTGACCTGTCCGGAGAACTGGGTGGCGATGTAGCGCTTGGGCAGCACGAGCTGGCCGTCGTAGTACAGCTCGACGAAGCCCACGCTGGCGCTGGCGGACCACTTCACGTGGAAGATGAAGTCGTGCCACTTGCCGCGCACCAGCGGCGTCTTCCAGACGATGACTCCCGGGCTGCCGCCGATGTTCAGCCGCACCTCCTCGCCGTACACGTAGAACTCCACGGGGGGCGAGCCGCTGCTGCCGCTGTGGTGCCACTGGGTGAAGAGCTGCCACGTCTTGGCGCTCGGGAAGTCCGCGGCGAACATCGTGCTCCACCGGTAGTAGTACTCCGAGCCCGAGGGCTCGTTCGTCATCTTCACCAGCTCGTTGCGGTTGCCGCTGGAGTTGATGGGATCATCCCCCTGCTTCACGGTGGCCTTGAGGGCGTAGCTGCCCTGGCGCACGGGCGAGGTCACCACCGCCAGCCGGTCCGCGCTCACCATCTGCGCCCTGTCCCACTGCGAGCGATCCTTCGTCTCGAAGTCCGCCTTCCACACCACGCCGGAGGCGGTGGCCGGGCCGGCGCACACGCGCGCCTCGGCGATGCTCGCCCACTCGTTGAGCGTGTTGCCCTGGAAGGTGATGCGCAGGCGGCGCGAGGTCAGCGCGCTGAAGGTATACGTCTCCGCCGCCGTCGTCGTGCCGGTGCTCGTGCCCGAGTAGACCGGCGTGTAGCTCATCCCGTCCGGCGAGACGGAGACCGTGAAGGTGTTGGCGCGCAGGTTTCCCTCGTGCCACGCGATCGCCACGCCCTGCATGCTCTTGAGCGAGCCCAGGTCGTAGTCGATCCACGAGCCCTTGCCGAGGTTGCTCCAGCGCGTGCCGAGTTGGTCATCCATCGTGTTCTGCGGCCCATTGCCATCATTGCCGCTGGCCAGCACCGACGTGGCCGTGAGGGGGGTGCAGTTCTGCACGCTCAAGGACGTGGAGGCATCCGCGACGTGGCTGTCAGGGAGGCCTTCGGTGCCAGAGGTATTGGGTGCGCCGCACGCGGAGACGGCGATGACAAGCAATAGATCTGCCAACAGCAGTGTTCTGTTCACGGAGGAGCTTCCTGGGGGCGGGGCGAAGACAGACGGTGCGAGGCTTTTCACCCGGAGACGGGTGGGGGACTGCGGGACACACCCCTCCCGTCAAGCCAGGGAAGCCGAGGGGCTCCTGGGGTGCGTGAGAGGGGGAGTGGATCGTTCTCTCGTGCTGCTGGGTAACGGCGGCGTGGGGGCGCCAGGGATTTCGCGCGTTCTCAGCATCTCTCAAAGATATTCTCTATTCAACATGGAAGTCACTTGCCTGCCTGTGCTCCAGGCAGCCAGGAATTGGATGTTCCATCGGCATGGGAGAGTTCCAACTCCATGGACAGACGGCCACGCCGCCCGGTGCATGGGATTTCACTGATATTGACTCATCACGGGGTGCTGAGAGGGATTGAGCGCCGCGTGGGGGGTCAGCCCTCGCCCCCGGCGAGCCGCGTGAGCTCCCGTAGCGACTCCTGCACGGCGTTCCAATCGGGGGCCGTTCCCTGCTTCCGGGCGGACTCCAGGAGGAACTCCACGCGTCCCGCGGCGGTGCTCACCGCGTGGTAGCCGTAGGAGCCGGCGGTGCCGAACAGCCTGTGGGCGAACGAGGACGCCTCTTCCAGGTCCGGGGACTGGCTGGTCCGGGCCCGCTGCACCGCGTCCGCCAGCTCGCGCACCTTGTCGCCCAGGTGCGTCAGGTACTCGGCTTTCAGGGCCGCCAGGGTGTCCGCCATCTCCGCGTCCTCGGCTTTGTCCATCAGGGAGCGAGTGGGCGGTGGGGGCGGGCGGGGCATCACGGCCTTCTCCACCCAGTCGACGAGCTCCTGGGGAGGCGGGGCGTGGCCGCGCAGCTCCGTGGGGAAGGAGGAGGCGAAGAGGACGGGCAGGTGGGGATCCACGCGGCGCAGTTCCTGGATGAGCGCCGTGTCGCTCATCCCCGGCGGCAGCCGGTCCACGATGACGGCGTCCACCCGCTCGAGCGAGAGCGCGGCGCGGGCCTCCGCCACGCCGAACGCCGTCTCCACCTGGTAGCCGCGCTCGCTCAGGTAGGCGGCCACGGGCGAAGGGGGCGTCCCGCCGTCTTCCAGGAAGAGGAGCCTGCGGCGGATCATGACGCCTCCTTGTGGGGCCCGTGGCCGCTCTCGTGCTGAGCCAGCAGCCCGTTGAGCAGCTCCCTGACCGACGTCATCAGGGCCTCCTCGGTGGTGCGCGCCTTGATGTGGTGGCGGGTATGGCCGAGCGTGAG encodes:
- a CDS encoding (2,3-dihydroxybenzoyl)adenylate synthase, whose translation is MSTAGKDILPGFTPWPEEFAARYREAGYWRGETFGQMLRERATRHPERMAVIAGTQRLSYRELDTRVDQLAAGFHALGIRPRDRVVVQLPNIGAFLEVIFALFRLGALPVFALPAHRHAEISYFCEFTEAVAYIIPDKHSGFDYRTLAEQVRGSVPTLRHVLVVGDAGPFQALSGLYAEPVALSGPAPSDVAFFQLSGGSTGVPKLIPRTHDDYIYSLRGSVEICQLDGDSVYLCALPASHNFPLSSPGTLGTLYAGGTVVMALNPSPDEAFPLIARERVTITALVPPLAMIWLEAAQARRHDLSSLRVLQVGGARLSDEAARRVRPTFGCTLQQVFGMAEGLVNYTRLDDDEERISTTQGRPISPADEVRVVDDEDRDVAPGETGHLLTRGPYTIRGYYKAEVHNARAFTTDGFYRTGDLVRVTARGDLVVEGRAKDQINRGGDKVAAEEVENHLLAHPAVHNVAVVAMPDAFLGERTCAFIIPRETPPTPAALNAFLRSRGLAAFKIPDRIEFVDSFPQTGVGKVSKKDLRGALAARLGPRT
- the dhbC gene encoding isochorismate synthase DhbC — protein: MSERPMAQTLATQLLDSYEAGSSFFFASPKRTLLTRGTFATVPPLEGQDALQRLPEHVTAVLNDARNAGHDIPVVVGAVPFDGSLSSHLVVPMTFQRGGPLSFDTASPARPSTARYTVRPVPEPAAYLHGVAQALELMRSSPLRKVVLSRSLHLDTPTPIDLTQLLRNLAQRNTAGYTFAVDLPAQPGASGGRRTLIGASPELLVSRSGLQVLANPLAGSAARSADPVEDQRRASTLMESPKDLHEHAVVIDAVAEALRPYCKTLDVPKRPSLIHTPTMWHLSSRISGELKDPSITSLTLAAAMHPTPAVCGFPTRLAHEAIGSIEPFERGFYTGTVGWCDATGDGQWAVTIRCAEADERTLRLFAGAGIVVGSTPESELAETEAKFRTMLQAMGLGQSAEVQP
- a CDS encoding 2,3-dihydro-2,3-dihydroxybenzoate dehydrogenase, with product MGTKAQVALVTGAAQGIGAAVARALAGGATIAALDTKQAGLEALVAGLRERDRRAEAYVTDVSDAAAVEAVVERIEHELGPITTLVNVAGVLRMGSVVGFSDADWATTFAVNTHGVFHVSRAVARRMVPRKSGAIVTVGSNASSVPRMQMAAYAASKAASTMFTKCLGLELAQHGIRCNVVSPGSTDTEMQRLLWTDENGPKAVIAGAPETFRVGIPLRRIATPEDIAEAVSFLVSDRARHITLHDLCVDGGATLGA
- a CDS encoding TlpA family protein disulfide reductase, with product MRRPAWARLLTDVLLLALLFTGVTLWQTRHLPTGAPAPDLLLRPLSGGEPVRLSSLRGKPVVLAFWAPWCGVCKAESSTLSALQGLVGDSARVLSVAVAYEDEADVHRFAREQAVDYPVLLGGSEVMRAFALEQFPTTFFISAEGRIERASVGYTTRLGLLWRLWL
- a CDS encoding heparin lyase I family protein, whose protein sequence is MNRTLLLADLLLVIAVSACGAPNTSGTEGLPDSHVADASTSLSVQNCTPLTATSVLASGNDGNGPQNTMDDQLGTRWSNLGKGSWIDYDLGSLKSMQGVAIAWHEGNLRANTFTVSVSPDGMSYTPVYSGTSTGTTTAAETYTFSALTSRRLRITFQGNTLNEWASIAEARVCAGPATASGVVWKADFETKDRSQWDRAQMVSADRLAVVTSPVRQGSYALKATVKQGDDPINSSGNRNELVKMTNEPSGSEYYYRWSTMFAADFPSAKTWQLFTQWHHSGSSGSPPVEFYVYGEEVRLNIGGSPGVIVWKTPLVRGKWHDFIFHVKWSASASVGFVELYYDGQLVLPKRYIATQFSGQVNYLKVGLYRSDTVAPTGVVYHDNWMMARGLQDVL
- a CDS encoding Hpt domain-containing protein; this translates as MIRRRLLFLEDGGTPPSPVAAYLSERGYQVETAFGVAEARAALSLERVDAVIVDRLPPGMSDTALIQELRRVDPHLPVLFASSFPTELRGHAPPPQELVDWVEKAVMPRPPPPPTRSLMDKAEDAEMADTLAALKAEYLTHLGDKVRELADAVQRARTSQSPDLEEASSFAHRLFGTAGSYGYHAVSTAAGRVEFLLESARKQGTAPDWNAVQESLRELTRLAGGEG